The Pseudomonadota bacterium region TTCACCCTGCTCTTCAACGATAGGGGGCAACGGCTCGTCAGCCAGAGGCTCAGTCTGGGCGCCACCGCCACCACACGCCGTGAGACTGAGCGTTAGCGCCGCGAGCAGTGTCGCTAGCCAACGTGACGCGACGTTTCTGGCTGCCTGGTTTGGTTTGTCATTGGTTAGTAAGGTCACAATCATTCTCCCGTTTATTGGCCTTGATACTGACTACAACGCGCGGGGATCCAATCGGTTGACGGCTAGACTCACTAAATTGATTCAACATAAGTCCAGAGCATTGCCACCGGACACTGATTCCTTATATATGACAGATTAATCGAAAATGTTCTGTCGCTGTTGTCAACCGATTGAAGACCAGCGCGTTGTAAGCAGCAGGAACACAAAAAAACTGGAGATTTTCCAATGAAAAAGACACTTATTTTGACCGCCACGCTGCTTTTGTCTCAAAACGTGATGGCCGATGCGGGCGACCGCATCGAGAAACGCCTGGATCAGCGCGGCGATCGCATTGAGCAGCGCCTCGACAAACGCGGCGACCGAATCAACAATAAACTCGATCGTGCTTCGAATCGTGCCGAGGCCGCCGGCCACCCGAAAGCCGCCAAGCGACTGGATCGTCGTGGCGACCGAATTGATCGTAAGCTCGACAATAAAGGCAATCGTATTGACCGCCGCCTTGATCGACGCGGCGAGCGCATAAACCGATTGCGCTAAACGTCACCGTCTGTAACCCAGCGCGGGCCCGCTAGCGGCCCGCGTCTGGGTTATGCTGTGTGCCTGTATCAGGCTTTAGGGAGACGCCTGTGAGAGCGATTCACCTCGCGTTGGCAATACTGCTGGCACCCCACGTACTGGCCGAGGACAGTATGTATGTATTCGGCGCGCGTATAGCCGCCGACAGCGCTGACGCGGTTAGCGTGGATGCGCTGTTCGACTACGCCTTTTCCGAAGCCACGTCACTCAGCGCGGATGCCGGTCTAACACGTGCCGACAGTGATCGTGACTCGCTCGAATTCGTCGAGTGGGGAGTAGGCGGCGAGCATGACTTCGGACCAGTAGGCGTGAGAGCCTCCCTCGGTCAGTGGGGCGACCGTGACGAATTTTCCTCCGACAACGCGTCGGCAGGCCTGTTTCGTGACTTTGGCCGATGGCGAGTATCCGCTGGCTATCTATGGCGGGATTTCGATCTCACTTTTCGAGCGCTAACCGATGCCACACAATCGCGCTCGGCCACCGCCCGCGCAACGGGTGTTGACATAAACGTGCTCTACACGGGCGAGTCGGGATATTCCCTGTTTGTTGACGCGTCGCGACTCGACTACAACCGCGACGTCGCGCGGCTTGGTCAGTTGAGCATCGCGCGTTTGTTGTCGCCCTCATCGTTAACACTCTCAGGCAATCTGCTCGATCACAGTCTGTCCGCGGGCGCGGAGTGGCCGATCGGCGAGCGCGCTTTGTCACTGACACTTTCAAGGGATCGAACGGCGGTGGAGCAAACCGACGTAGACAGCCTGCTGATCAACTGGCTCATGCCCATCGGCGACAGAAGCGACATCGACATTGGCGTGGGCGTCAGTCGCGACGATGACGATACGCAGTATTTTCTGTCTGTGCTATTTCTACGATACGGAGGCATTTAGCCGGCCACCGGCGAGCACGCATCATCTTGTTACGTACACCGCCGACGCCGCGCCTTCGAATGTTGTGTTGGATTGACGCGGGGCAGACATGACCAATCTTAACTGGCACGCCGACCAAACCGCGCTCGATGCGGTAACGTTGCTGGACCGCGCACCGGAGAGCGAGGGCATCGATCTTGCGGCGGTGAGGCACTATCGCCTTGCTCGAGTACGGGCGCAAATGCGTCACCATCATGTCGACGCGCTGATTCTGTCGGATCCGATCAACATTCGCTATGCGACCGGTGCCCGTAATATGCAGGTGTTTAGTCAGCGTAACGCGCCTTCGCGTTACTTGTTGCTTACCGCTTATCGATCGATTTTATTTGAGTTTACCGGCTGTCTGCATTTAGCAGACGGACTCGATACTATTGATGAGGTGCGCCCCGCCTCGACGGCGAGCTTTGTCGCAGCCGGTCCGAATATCGCCGAACGCGAACGCCACTGGGCGCGAGATATGCAGGCACTCATACGTGAACTGGTGGGTAAAGATGCTACGCTCGGGCTCGAACGCCTCAATGCTGGAACCGCCATCGCACTGAAAGAATACGGCTTGCACATTGTTGACGCGCAACAGGCCATCGAACTGGCTCGCGCGGTAAAGTCCGCTGAAGAACTTAAGTGTATCGTGGCGTCACTACGTGCCACGGAAAACGCGGTGGCTGCACTACGTGACACACTTCGACCTGGCCTCACTGAGAACGCGCTATGGGCCGTACTGCACGGTGCCGTTATCGCCCAAAATGGGGATTATTGCGAAACACGACTGCTTAGTGCGGGCCAACGCACCAACCCGTGGTTTCAGGAAAGTGCGCATCATGTCATCAATGCCAATGAGCTTGTTGCACTCGATACCGATGTCGTCGGCTGCCA contains the following coding sequences:
- a CDS encoding Xaa-Pro peptidase family protein → MTNLNWHADQTALDAVTLLDRAPESEGIDLAAVRHYRLARVRAQMRHHHVDALILSDPINIRYATGARNMQVFSQRNAPSRYLLLTAYRSILFEFTGCLHLADGLDTIDEVRPASTASFVAAGPNIAERERHWARDMQALIRELVGKDATLGLERLNAGTAIALKEYGLHIVDAQQAIELARAVKSAEELKCIVASLRATENAVAALRDTLRPGLTENALWAVLHGAVIAQNGDYCETRLLSAGQRTNPWFQESAHHVINANELVALDTDVVGCHGYYSDFSRTFHSGPNEPNTSQRTLYQHAYEQVHHNMSLLKPGLTFREYADRAWTIPERYFDNRYYLSAHGCGMTGEYPYLYHRADFSDAGYDGVIETGMTLCVESYIGERGGAEGVKLEQQVVITETGYDVLSHFPFENDLL